A DNA window from Primulina tabacum isolate GXHZ01 chromosome 12, ASM2559414v2, whole genome shotgun sequence contains the following coding sequences:
- the LOC142521168 gene encoding uncharacterized protein LOC142521168 yields the protein MAKVSCHVSVETAKTVLEVADLAWSALECGHRHSHHDTEPPSGVVEEEVESLRSENHRLRLLLEKNLTLLQEMSAPPALSQNCPPDLHEKLLSAVSDGRFLNELESLRENFDGGATCKFPFDDPSGADLEKVEVLVNVDSEEPSWWVWVSGEMIPSKIEEKSGIDNEAYVIVSEEQVVDGVAYFMARCILANPKTQNLTPQELQKALMKAMGGISTLEKMLNIWHAGMMFYTLATWGLALASLYHGRAILKLAATGVHHSSKLVMKAL from the exons ATGGCAAAAGTTTCGTGCCACGTGTCCGTTGAGACGGCGAAGACGGTGTTGGAGGTAGCCGACCTGGCCTGGTCCGCCTTGGAGTGCGGCCACCGCCACAGCCACCACGACACGGAACCTCCGTCCGGTGTCGTTGAAGAAGAAGTGGAATCCTTGAGGTCTGAAAATCATCGCCTCCGCCTATTGCTCGAGAAGAATCTGACGCTTCTGCAGGAGATGTCGGCTCCACCTGCCTTGTCACAGAATTGCCCTCCCGAT CTCCACGAGAAGCTATTATCTGCCGTAAGTGATGGAAGATTTCTGAATGAACTTGAATCCCTCCGTGAAAATTTTGATGGTGGTGCCACCTGCAAGTTTCCATTTGATGATCCATCAG GTGCAGATTTGGAGAAAGTAGAAGTTTTGGTCAATGTCGATAGCGAGGAGCCAAGTTGGTGGGTGTGGGTTTCCGGAGAAATGATCCCAAGTAAAATTGAGGAAAAGAGTGGAATCGACAATGAAGCTTATGTAATTGTAAGTGAAGAGCAAGTGGTGGATGGAGTGGCCTATTTTATGGCTAGATGTATTTTGGCCAACCCAAAAACTCAG AATCTGACTCCTCAAGAGCTTCAGAAAG CCTTAATGAAAGCAATGGGAGGCATTAGTACACTTGAGAAGATGCTGAACATTTGGCATGCAGGAATGATGTTTTATACCTTAGCCACGTGGGGACTAGCTCTGGCGAG TTTGTACCATGGCCGTGCCATTTTGAAGCTTGCTGCGACCGGGGTTCATCATTCAAGCAAGCTGGTCATGAAAGCCCTCTGA
- the LOC142521099 gene encoding UDP-galactose transporter 1-like: MEDIFLCQWGVIRSLLAILQWWSFNVAVIITNKWIFQRLDFKFPLTVSCIHFISSAIGAYLVIKVLKLKPLILVEPEDRWRRIFPMSFIFCINIVLGNVSLRYIPVSFMQTIKSFTPATTVVLQWLIWNKYFEWQIWASLIPIVGGILVTSITELSFNMLGFCAAFFGCIATSTKTILAESLLHGYKFDSINTVYYMAPFATMILAVPAILLEGLGVLEWIHTCPSLFSSLIIIFGSGVLAFCLNFSIFYVIHSTTAVTFNVAGNLKVAVAVTCSWMIFRNPISVMNAVGCAITLAGCTFYGYVRQMLSLQTPGTPRTPRTPRTPRGKTELIPLVSEKLDDKV, translated from the exons ATGGAGGATATATTTTTGTGTCAGTGGGGTGTGATTCGATCGCTGTTAGCTATTCTTCAATGGTGGAGTTTCAATGTCGCCGTCATTATCACCAACAAATGGATCTTTCAG AGATTGGACTTCAAGTTTCCGTTAACGGTATCGTGCATTCACTTTATATCCTCGGCAATTGGTGCATACCTGGTAATTAAAGTGCTAAAACTTAAGCCGCTAATTTTGGTCGAACCTGAAGATCGATGGAGGAGGATTTTTCCCATGTCATTTATATTTTGTATCAACATAGTTCTAGGAAACGTGAGCCTGCGGTATATTCCTGTTTCTTTCATGCAAACAATCAAATCTTTCACTCCTGCAACAACAG TTGTCTTGCAGTGGCTGATCTGGAACAAGTATTTCGAATGGCAAATTTGGGCTTCTTTGATTCCCATTGTTGGAGGGATATTAGTCACGTCTATAACAGAGCTGAGTTTTAATATGCTCGGTTTCTGTGCTGCATTCTTTGGCTGCATTGCTACCTCTACTAAAACGATTCTTGCCGAGTCTCTGTTGCATGGGTACAAATTTGACAG CATAAACACGGTATACTACATGGCACCATTTGCAACTATGATCTTGGCTGTACCAGCCATTCTACTGGAAGGTTTGGGGGTTCTGGAATGGATTCATACATGTCCCTCGCTTTTCTCATCTCTCATTATCATCTTCGGGTCGGGGGTTCTGGCTTTTTGCTTGAACTTTTCGATCTTTTATGTAATTCACTCCACAACTGCCGTGACATTCAATGTTGCGGGGAATCTAAAG GTTGCTGTTGCTGTCACATGTTCGTGGATGATCTTCCGAAACCCAATCTCGGTGATGAATGCCGTTGGATGTGCTATAACTCTAGCTGGATGTACCTTCTATGGATATGTTAGGCAAATGCTTTCACTCCAAACACCCGGAACCCCTCGTACCCCTCGAACACCTCGGACCCCACGAGGGAAAACGGAGTTGATTCCTTTAGTTAGCGAGAAATTAGACGATAAGGTTTGA